The sequence below is a genomic window from Salinispira pacifica.
TGGAACAGGCGCAGTTCTCCGTCATCTCTGACGGAGAATAAGCCTGACCGGCCCGGCAACTAAATCAGAACCCTGCATCAACATCCTAATTAATCAAAAAATTAATCAAAAATCCGACATACTGACAGACTCCTGAAAATCCTTCCGAAGATATCCCGGCGCAACGTAATAGGTCCGGGAAGAACGAGGTCAGGGACTCCGCTCCGAAATCGACAGGCCGTGGGGGCCGTTTTCAGGCCCCGTGACAATGCTTGTATTTTTTTCCGCTTCCGCAGGGGCAGGGGTCATTCCTTCCCACTTTCGGCTGGGAGCGGACAACTGTTGCGGCTTTCTGGCCGGGCAGGGGACCTTTGCGGGAGCCTGAGCCGGATCCGCCGGAGGCTGCCCTGGCACCCTGGGAAGGTGCAGCTCCCCCGGAACGGCTGAGAAGATTCAATTCCTGATGCTTCACTTCACCCCTGGGCATCTGTACCGCAGCGGGCTGCTCAAGGCCTTTGGTGCGTACCAGAATCAGCTTCCGGGCAACCGCCAGGCGGATTCGCTGTATCATCTCATCGAAGATCTGAAACCCTTCCAGTTTGTACTCAAGCAGAGGATTTTTCTGGGCGTAGCTTCTCAGGTAGACGGCTTCCCGGAGGGCTTCCAGGTTCTCAAGGTGATCCTGCCAGCCGTTATCAATATTCATCAGATATTCTCGGCGGAGAGCCAGGTTCAGAACATCCTTGCCGATATCCTGTTCCTTGGAGCTGAGTTCGTCTCTGATCAGGGCGCGAATGTGTTCACCCGCCTGCTCTGCGGTAAAATGGGCGTAATCTGATGTTTTACCCGGCAGGCTGTACAGCAGTTCCTCTTTCAAATGGTCTGCAAGCTCTGCCACACCGGCTTCTCCCAGTACCTTCCGGCTGCCGTATGCTTCGCTGAAGCCTTCCAGACTGTTTTCCACACTGGCCAGTACTCTCTGGATCAGTTCATCATCCTGAAGAATGCTGTCTCTCTGATCGTAAATAAACTTGCGCTGTTCGTTCAGTACATCATCAAATTTCAACAGATGTTTCCGGATTTCGAAGTTTCTTTCTTCAACCTTGTTTTGCGCCCGCTCGATGGCCCGGTTCAGAAGAGGGTGGTTCATGGCTACTTCACCCTGCAGTCCGGCCCTGGCCATCAGCGATTTCATATTTGCCGCTCCCCCTCCGAAGAGGCGCATCAGCTCATCATCCATGGATAAAAAGAATTTACTCCGACCGGGATCACCCTGACGGCCGCTTCGTCCCCTGAGCTGGTTATCTATCCGCCGGCTTTCATGCCGCTCGGTACCCAGAATATAGAGTCCTCCCAGCTCCTTCACCCGCCGGTTCTGGGGAATCCATTTTTCCCGTTCCTTTGCGAATGAAGCTTCCAGGGCGGCATCGTCCGCATCGCTTCCGGCGGCCCGCCGGGCTCTGAAATCGGGATTTCCTCCCAGTTTGATGTCGGTACCACGGCCGGCCATGTTGGTGGCGATGGTCACCGAACCTTCAGCTCCCGCCTCAGCCACAATCAGCGCTTCTCTGGCGTGGTTTTTTGCATTCAAAACCTCATGGCGAACACCGCGCTTGGTAAGAAGCTGTGAGAGCCGCTCGGATTTATCGATTGAAACGGTACCCACCAGAATAGGTTGACCCTTCCGGGATACTTCCTGGATCTCGTCGCAGATAGCGTTAAATTTTGCTTTCTCGTCCAGAAATATTACATCATCCTGGTCGTTTCGAATCACCGGACGGTTGGTGGGGATCACGGCCACATCAAGACCGTAAATTTTCTGAAATTCCTTTTCCTCTGTAGCAGCAGTACCGGTCATACCGCTGATCTTGTTGTACATTCTGAAAAAGTTCTGAAACGTAATGCTGGCAAGGGTACGGCTTCGCTGCTGGATTTTTATGCCTTCTTTGGCTTCGATAGCCTGATGAAGGCCTTCGCTGTAGCGTCTTCCGTGAAGAATACGGCCGGTGAACTCATCCACGATTTCCACCATGCCGTCTTTCACCACATAATGGGTGTCTTTGTGAAACAGCAGCTTCGCCCTCAAGGCCTGGGTTGCATAGTGAATATACTCAAAGTTTTCACTGTCATATAAGCTGCCGCTGAAGGTTTTCTGCTGCTGAAAAGCCGATTCAAGGCTGGTGAGACCGTCATCGGTGAAGCTGATCTTTTTGTTCTTTTCCTCCACCTTGTAATCACCCACCGGTTCTTCCGGATAATCATCTGTGGCCGGATCCTTGGCGCACTCCTGAAGATACTGAACCGCTTTTTTGGCTTCCACGTATTTTCGGGTGTCTTCCTGGGTGGGGCCTGAAATAATCAGGGGTGTTCTGGCGCCGTCTATGAGGATGGAGTCGATTTCATCGATGATGCAGTAGTGATGTCCCCGCTGCATCTTTTCCCGCCGGGAATAGCGCATATTATCCCGGAGGTAATCAAAGGCAATTTCGTTGTTGGTTCCGTAGGTGATATCTTTGTCGTAGGCATCCTTTCTCTGATCAAGGGGAAGCTGACCGATCACGTAACCCACACTGAGACCAAGATATTCAAAAACCGGACCCATCCATTCGGCGTCCCGCTTGGCAAGGTAGTCATTCACCGTCACCATGTGCACGCCCCTGCCTTCAAGGGCGTTCAGGTATGCGGGGGCAACACTTGAGAGGGTCTTCCCTTCACCGGTCTTCAGCTCCATGATTCTTCCCTGATGCAGGGCAATTCCCCCGAGGATCTGCACATCATAGGGCCGTTCACCCAGCGTTCGTCTGGCAGCTTCCCGCACCATGGCAAAGGCTTTGGGGAGAATTTCCGACATATCTCCCTGATCCGCAAGATGAGCTTTCATTTCACGGGTCCGGCTGAGAAAGTCTTCCGCTTCCAGTTTTCGTGCCCAGCTTTCCAAGGCGTTTATCTCATGAAGGATGGGCAGGAGATCCTTCAGATCCTGTTCATGTTTATTGCCGAATAACGATTCAAATAGTCCTTGTAACATGACATGAGTCTATACTCAGCTCCTTTGCCGGTCAAGATTGACAGAGAGTACCAGCCTCATTACTATCGTGGCATGTATACAGCTCTTGAGACCAGATCCGGAAAGCGGTGGCTGATCGCGAGTTTCGTTATCCCGGGTATTCTTCTGCTGATCAGTCTTTTCTCCTCCTGCGGAAGCGGAGGAGGGGGAGAAATTCTTGAGGCTGAAAAGCTTTTTGACCTTCCCGTGGGAATTCTCGAGGATGAGGTTGATATTTTTCACCGGGGCAACACTCTTCCGAATCGGAAAAATTCTCTCTATATGTATCAGGGCCTGATTTTTATCGGCAACTCCCTTGGATCCAAGGTGATGGAATTCTCCTCCTACGGTGACCTCATTTCTCTGATCTATAATGAAAATGAAAATCCCCGGCCGGTACTCCTCTCATCCCGTCAGGATGAGCAGATGGTGGTGAACCGCAGCGCCACCGCCTTTCCGTTCCGGGACATTGGTAATATTGCAGTAACGGAGGACCATGTCCTTCTGGTTGAGGATCACGTTGCCCCGGAGCGCAGACTTCTGGATCAGGAAACGGGAACCGCCCTGCAGCATGTGATTCACCGCTTTGGACCTTCGGGCAATTATCTGGATTATATCGGCCAGGAAGGTGTGGGCGGCACGCCATTTCCTTTTATTGTGTCCATGAATCTTACCGCCCGTGATGATCTGGTGGTTACCACCCGGAGCCTGAACGCCTACGAAATATTCTGGTACAACAGAGACGGCGATATTCTGTACACCCTTCGTATTGACGAAGATCATCTGCCTGCCGGCGACCAGGGCACCTTCCCGTCTCTGGAGACGATTTATCCCGATATGGAGGCATACCGCCTATACCTGCACGTGAATTTCGAGCAGGAGAACGGAGAGAATGTCACATCGGCGGTGTACACCCTTGATCTCCCCGAAAGCGTCTATAGCGGATCATTTGAGCTGCCGGAGAATCTCCAGCCCCTTCCGGGGCAGGAGGGGCTGGAATACATCCAGTATCTTTTCGAATTCATCGGGACCGCAGCTGACGGGCATTTATTTTTTATCAGCAGAAACAACAGTTTTGAACACACACTGATTATCATGGATAATGAGGGCAGGCTGGTTGCACGGAGAATTCTCCGGATCGAAAATCCCGATATTTTCTTCAATGATTACACGGTATCACGGGAAGGAATCATCACCGCCCTGCTGGGCGACCCCGGCGGAGTAGCCCTGTATTGGTGGAGGGCCGACGAACTGCTTCCCTGATTTCTTACGTGGATGCGGTTTCCGGAAATATTCCAGGGGAAGATCCCTGGAAATGGGGCCATGCAGGGAAACGCCCGTGCAGTGAAGCAGCGGAGAGAAAGGAAGATGTGATGGCAGAAGACAGTATTCAGAAACAGATCCGGGCCGGAGGATCAGCGGGACGGCCGGACGGTATCGGGGGTACTTTCGGATTTATTGCCGACACGGATCGTATGAGGGCTTTTGACCGTGAGTCGGCGGCCATTGTACCCGAAATGATTCTCATGGAGCAGGCAGGCGGTGCCATGGCCCGGGAGATGCTCAGGGATATTCAGAGCATTCCCGGACGACCTGGTTTCTGTATTCTCGCCGGCCCCGGCCATAACGGCGGAGACGCTCTGGTTGCTGCCCGTCATATTATCCGCGACGGCTATCCGGTGGAAGTTTTTTATCTGCACCCTTCAAAGGAAGATCAGCTACTCTCTGACATGCTGACAGCGTTGGACAGGGATCGGTCCAGGGTACACGCTCTCCGAAAGGATTCCCGGGATCAGGGCTGGGTCCGGTTGTGTGAATTTCTTGAAGCCCGGGAGCCGGAGGCTTCTTCGTGGGTTCTGGTTGACGGATTCCTGGGATCGGGTATAAGCCGTCCGCTGTTTCCTGCTCAATCCGAGACCGGCCCGAAAGCCGCCCATTCCGGCCCGGAGTTGAATCACGGAATGGAACGGCTGGTGAAGATCTGGAATTCATGGCCCGGCCGGCGCTATGCCCTGGATGTACCCAGTGGCAGCAGTGAAAAGGCTTCCCCCCGGTGGCCGGTGCTCCAGGCTGATGTAACCCTGGCTGTACAGTTTCCCCGGCGCTATCTCTACCGGCCCCAAATCCGGAAGTTCGCCGGAGATATCCGCACAATCACCATAGGTTTTCCTCCTTCCAGGCAGGAAGCCCTGATTGCTTCATACCCCGGCAAGGAAGCAGCCCTGACAGATACGGGACTCAGCGAACTGCTCACTCCCCGTATGCTCCGGCAGCTTGTTCCTCCCCTGCCTGCAGACGCCCACAAGGGTGTACGGGGAAAAGTGGAGGTGTACGCTGGCAGTCAGGGGATGACCGGTGCAGCCCGGCTCTCCGCCTCCGCCTCCCTCCATGCCTCAGCCGGACTGGTAAAACTGTACAATGCCGACCCCAGTGTCCTGGATGCTGCATCTGCAGGGGATCCCTCCCTCATGACAGGCATCCTTTCTCCCGACGGATTTCAGCCCGGAACCTGGGGCACCGCCGCACTGGCAGGACCGGGCTGGGGCCAAAAAAAGGACCAGAGAAAGGACCAGAGCGGTATTCTTGCGTCCCTCGGGGCTTCCAGCCTTCCTCTGCTTCTGGATGCCGATGCCCTGCAATTGGCGGCGGCGGATGCAGAATTGAAAATACTCCTTGCCCGCCGTGAACCGGCATTGATCATGACGCCTCATCCCGGGGAAGCCGCAGCTCTCCTGAACACTGATACCCAGGAAATTCTTCAGGATCCCCTGACCGCTGCAGGAAAAATTGCACAAAGCTTTCAGGCTGCTGTGGTGATCACGTCTTCCCTCAGCTATCTGGCGGATGAGAAGGGTCACAGCGCCGTGCTGGATGCCTCAAATCCGGCACTTGGAACTGCCGGCAGCGGGGACTGTCTCGGGGGTATCATTTCAGCCCTTTTGGGAAGGGGGCTGAATGCCTGGGACGCTTTGAGAGCCGGGGTGCTCATTCACAGTGAGGCAGGCAGAAGATGTTTTGCAGCTCTCGGGTTTTTTACATCTGCTGAACTGCTTCCCCGGGTTGGACAGATTATCGGGGAACTGCAGTTTGGAGGGGTGGACCAATGAGAGAACCGAAATCACCGGAGACCCGTATCCCCGGCAGCGATCAGTATCATTTTCACTACAGCCGGGAGGACCGGATGAATCTTGCAGGCGATACCCTGGGAAGGGTGGATAATCGCTCATGGTTCAGGAAAAACCGGGGAAATGTGCTGCTGATCATCGATATCCTGCTGATCATTATTATCTTCATCATATTCAATACCCTTCTGAAACCCGATCCCAGCACAGCCGAGAGCGGGAACCATCAATTCCAGCTCAGAGCAATGCAGTTCGGGGATGAAATTCTGGCCACAGTGAAGATCACGGCCCTGGAGGATCTGGTATCCGGAAGTCCGGGTACCGTTGAGGTGAGTCTTGAAACTGCCTCCGGCCGGGAAAATTCCGATGACTTTTCCCCCGAAGAATGGGTAATCCGGGATCTCCTGCCGGATCGAAGTGACAGAGAGCGGATAATCCGTTTTCGGCTACCCGGTGAACTGCTAGACCAGGACCGCAGCATTCCGGTAATTGTCGCCAGGCTGCGAACCGGAAACCGGGAGATTATTCTCCGCCGTCAGGTGAAACTTGAATAAACTGGAATAACGCAGTGAGAATCAGTACACTTATACCAAGGAGATACTGGAAATTCCCCAATTACGGATGTTTTCCGGAT
It includes:
- the secA gene encoding preprotein translocase subunit SecA — protein: MLQGLFESLFGNKHEQDLKDLLPILHEINALESWARKLEAEDFLSRTREMKAHLADQGDMSEILPKAFAMVREAARRTLGERPYDVQILGGIALHQGRIMELKTGEGKTLSSVAPAYLNALEGRGVHMVTVNDYLAKRDAEWMGPVFEYLGLSVGYVIGQLPLDQRKDAYDKDITYGTNNEIAFDYLRDNMRYSRREKMQRGHHYCIIDEIDSILIDGARTPLIISGPTQEDTRKYVEAKKAVQYLQECAKDPATDDYPEEPVGDYKVEEKNKKISFTDDGLTSLESAFQQQKTFSGSLYDSENFEYIHYATQALRAKLLFHKDTHYVVKDGMVEIVDEFTGRILHGRRYSEGLHQAIEAKEGIKIQQRSRTLASITFQNFFRMYNKISGMTGTAATEEKEFQKIYGLDVAVIPTNRPVIRNDQDDVIFLDEKAKFNAICDEIQEVSRKGQPILVGTVSIDKSERLSQLLTKRGVRHEVLNAKNHAREALIVAEAGAEGSVTIATNMAGRGTDIKLGGNPDFRARRAAGSDADDAALEASFAKEREKWIPQNRRVKELGGLYILGTERHESRRIDNQLRGRSGRQGDPGRSKFFLSMDDELMRLFGGGAANMKSLMARAGLQGEVAMNHPLLNRAIERAQNKVEERNFEIRKHLLKFDDVLNEQRKFIYDQRDSILQDDELIQRVLASVENSLEGFSEAYGSRKVLGEAGVAELADHLKEELLYSLPGKTSDYAHFTAEQAGEHIRALIRDELSSKEQDIGKDVLNLALRREYLMNIDNGWQDHLENLEALREAVYLRSYAQKNPLLEYKLEGFQIFDEMIQRIRLAVARKLILVRTKGLEQPAAVQMPRGEVKHQELNLLSRSGGAAPSQGARAASGGSGSGSRKGPLPGQKAATVVRSQPKVGRNDPCPCGSGKKYKHCHGA
- a CDS encoding LIC_12708 family protein, encoding MYTALETRSGKRWLIASFVIPGILLLISLFSSCGSGGGGEILEAEKLFDLPVGILEDEVDIFHRGNTLPNRKNSLYMYQGLIFIGNSLGSKVMEFSSYGDLISLIYNENENPRPVLLSSRQDEQMVVNRSATAFPFRDIGNIAVTEDHVLLVEDHVAPERRLLDQETGTALQHVIHRFGPSGNYLDYIGQEGVGGTPFPFIVSMNLTARDDLVVTTRSLNAYEIFWYNRDGDILYTLRIDEDHLPAGDQGTFPSLETIYPDMEAYRLYLHVNFEQENGENVTSAVYTLDLPESVYSGSFELPENLQPLPGQEGLEYIQYLFEFIGTAADGHLFFISRNNSFEHTLIIMDNEGRLVARRILRIENPDIFFNDYTVSREGIITALLGDPGGVALYWWRADELLP
- a CDS encoding bifunctional ADP-dependent NAD(P)H-hydrate dehydratase/NAD(P)H-hydrate epimerase; the encoded protein is MAEDSIQKQIRAGGSAGRPDGIGGTFGFIADTDRMRAFDRESAAIVPEMILMEQAGGAMAREMLRDIQSIPGRPGFCILAGPGHNGGDALVAARHIIRDGYPVEVFYLHPSKEDQLLSDMLTALDRDRSRVHALRKDSRDQGWVRLCEFLEAREPEASSWVLVDGFLGSGISRPLFPAQSETGPKAAHSGPELNHGMERLVKIWNSWPGRRYALDVPSGSSEKASPRWPVLQADVTLAVQFPRRYLYRPQIRKFAGDIRTITIGFPPSRQEALIASYPGKEAALTDTGLSELLTPRMLRQLVPPLPADAHKGVRGKVEVYAGSQGMTGAARLSASASLHASAGLVKLYNADPSVLDAASAGDPSLMTGILSPDGFQPGTWGTAALAGPGWGQKKDQRKDQSGILASLGASSLPLLLDADALQLAAADAELKILLARREPALIMTPHPGEAAALLNTDTQEILQDPLTAAGKIAQSFQAAVVITSSLSYLADEKGHSAVLDASNPALGTAGSGDCLGGIISALLGRGLNAWDALRAGVLIHSEAGRRCFAALGFFTSAELLPRVGQIIGELQFGGVDQ